The following are encoded together in the uncultured Sphaerochaeta sp. genome:
- a CDS encoding Gfo/Idh/MocA family oxidoreductase has translation MVRYALVGYGKVAHVHAKAIKEAKESTLVAVWGRNKEKVQAFAAEWNITAFTDMQRMVKEEKVDAVIITTPHPLHKEHAITALQAGAHVLVEKPMALTVSECDAMIKVAEHEKKQLGVISQRRWFPASQRIRKAIDEGKLGTPMIGQVTMLGWRDEEYYNSDPWRGKWDSEGGGVLINQAPHQFDLLCWYLGPVKEVYAQWENVNHPYIEVEDTAVGTVRFESGAIASILVSNSQKPGIHAKVHVHGSSAASVGVQTDGGAMFIAGRSGIAEPPVTDLWTIEGEQENIGVWKTEDTTLFNSIDPVAYFFTLQIENFTQALLKKCPLISSGEEGRETVKLIEGMYKSQREGKPVKY, from the coding sequence ATGGTTCGTTATGCACTGGTAGGATATGGCAAGGTAGCACACGTTCATGCAAAAGCCATCAAGGAAGCAAAAGAGAGTACCTTGGTTGCAGTTTGGGGCAGGAACAAGGAGAAAGTCCAAGCATTTGCTGCCGAGTGGAATATTACTGCCTTCACCGATATGCAACGTATGGTCAAGGAAGAGAAGGTTGATGCGGTTATCATAACCACGCCTCATCCATTGCATAAGGAGCATGCCATTACTGCCTTACAGGCAGGAGCCCATGTGCTGGTAGAGAAACCTATGGCACTCACCGTAAGCGAGTGTGATGCCATGATCAAGGTTGCAGAACATGAAAAGAAACAGCTTGGTGTCATAAGCCAACGTCGTTGGTTCCCCGCAAGCCAGCGTATCCGGAAGGCTATCGATGAGGGGAAACTCGGCACTCCCATGATCGGGCAGGTCACCATGCTGGGATGGAGAGATGAGGAGTACTACAACAGCGATCCCTGGAGAGGCAAGTGGGATAGTGAGGGAGGTGGTGTCTTGATCAACCAAGCCCCTCACCAGTTTGACTTGCTCTGTTGGTACCTTGGACCAGTCAAGGAAGTCTACGCACAGTGGGAGAACGTGAACCACCCCTACATAGAAGTAGAGGATACCGCAGTTGGTACGGTACGGTTCGAAAGCGGTGCAATAGCCTCGATTCTGGTTTCAAACTCCCAGAAGCCCGGTATTCACGCCAAGGTGCATGTCCATGGTTCAAGTGCTGCTTCGGTAGGAGTACAGACAGATGGAGGGGCGATGTTCATTGCAGGAAGAAGCGGAATTGCAGAGCCTCCTGTCACTGATCTCTGGACCATTGAAGGGGAACAGGAGAATATTGGGGTATGGAAGACAGAAGATACCACGCTCTTCAACTCAATCGATCCTGTTGCCTACTTCTTTACGCTGCAGATTGAGAACTTCACCCAGGCACTCTTGAAGAAATGCCCCCTCATCTCCTCTGGTGAGGAAGGAAGGGAGACCGTCAAGCTGATCGAAGGCATGTACAAAAGCCAGAGAGAAGGGAAACCGGTAAAGTATTAG
- a CDS encoding shikimate dehydrogenase codes for MPTYTPARKPTMYFIGVTTTKSSIMKVFPKWMEHFGIDAELKGIDFAPHSAPEAYREAVSFIKNDPNSLGALVTTHKLDCYQASKDLFEGTGPYTKLLHEASSISKRGKELWAHAKDPITSGLALENCMPKGYFINSDASMLLLGAGGSSLALSLYLINKEKESDDVPKHIIITNRSEKRLEEMKAIHATLESPITFTYELCPTPQENDAVMQRLPEGSLVINATGLGKDGPGSPLPDNAHFPKNGYVWEFNYRGELQFLSQAKAAQTEKKLTIVDGWQYFIYGWTQVIAEVFHIEIPVSGPAFDTICDIALEAIK; via the coding sequence ATGCCCACCTATACCCCTGCACGGAAACCCACCATGTACTTTATCGGAGTGACTACCACCAAGTCATCAATCATGAAAGTATTTCCTAAATGGATGGAGCATTTTGGAATCGATGCCGAGCTGAAAGGAATCGACTTTGCACCACACTCCGCACCTGAAGCATACAGAGAAGCTGTCTCCTTCATTAAAAATGATCCCAACTCCCTGGGAGCTTTGGTCACCACCCATAAGCTCGATTGTTACCAAGCAAGCAAGGACCTATTCGAAGGAACCGGTCCCTACACCAAGTTACTGCATGAAGCAAGTTCCATCAGTAAACGGGGGAAAGAACTCTGGGCACACGCCAAGGACCCTATCACCAGTGGCCTTGCCTTGGAAAATTGCATGCCCAAAGGATATTTCATCAACTCTGATGCTTCCATGCTTCTCTTGGGCGCTGGAGGGAGTTCTCTTGCACTCAGTCTCTATCTGATCAACAAGGAAAAAGAGTCTGATGACGTTCCAAAGCACATCATCATCACAAACCGCAGTGAGAAACGATTGGAAGAGATGAAGGCTATCCATGCAACGCTGGAAAGCCCTATTACGTTCACGTATGAACTCTGTCCCACACCTCAGGAGAATGATGCTGTGATGCAGAGATTGCCAGAAGGGTCCCTCGTGATCAATGCAACAGGACTCGGAAAGGATGGGCCAGGCTCCCCTCTTCCCGATAACGCACACTTCCCCAAGAACGGATATGTCTGGGAGTTCAACTACCGGGGTGAGTTACAGTTCCTCAGCCAGGCAAAGGCAGCACAAACAGAGAAAAAGCTTACCATCGTGGATGGTTGGCAGTATTTCATCTACGGATGGACACAGGTCATTGCAGAGGTATTTCATATTGAGATACCAGTAAGCGGACCTGCCTTCGATACCATCTGTGATATCGCACTGGAAGCAATAAAATAA
- a CDS encoding glucose-6-phosphate isomerase family protein — protein MQSSKTKFNLKNGLAKSEGVESLKRYATNLKGIFADEEKLTSLIDSSNPLIYEFYDLGVEEKPGNLAYGTSIVYPGVVGREFYMTKGHFHTVLDTAEVYLCLSGHGLMVMENPEGETEIQELTAGEAVLVPGRYAHRSVNISDSEPLVTFFTFAADAGHDYGTIEQKGFRKLVLRTAIEAYEVVDNPNWKAN, from the coding sequence ATGCAATCATCAAAAACCAAATTCAACCTAAAGAACGGACTTGCAAAAAGTGAAGGCGTAGAATCCCTCAAACGCTATGCAACCAATCTCAAGGGCATCTTCGCAGATGAGGAAAAACTCACTTCCCTTATCGATTCCTCCAATCCACTGATCTATGAATTCTATGACCTTGGGGTGGAAGAAAAACCAGGAAACCTCGCGTATGGCACCAGCATCGTTTACCCTGGTGTAGTGGGACGTGAGTTTTACATGACAAAGGGGCATTTTCATACCGTTCTCGACACTGCTGAGGTATATCTCTGCCTCTCAGGACATGGTTTAATGGTAATGGAGAATCCTGAAGGGGAAACCGAGATACAAGAACTTACCGCCGGAGAAGCAGTCCTTGTCCCTGGCCGTTATGCACATCGATCGGTAAACATCAGTGATTCTGAACCACTGGTCACCTTCTTCACCTTTGCCGCCGATGCAGGACATGACTATGGAACCATCGAACAGAAAGGGTTCAGAAAACTGGTATTGAGAACAGCTATTGAGGCGTATGAGGTGGTTGACAACCCTAATTGGAAGGCAAACTGA
- a CDS encoding MBL fold metallo-hydrolase gives MLEKHIVDALETWFCEETDKLPVDSMQFAWVGQAGFLFKTNNVLLGIDLYLSDSLAKKYQGGEFPHKRMVNVPIPPKALTNLDIVLCSHGHTDHMDKETLTALFSNGKGPLVIAPRYEVSRLLDMGLPSQRIVGLSEGESFHMQEGIAIHAIPAAHEELTYDSWGQIKALGFVVDMGFVSWYHSGDTVRFPSLSELVKTRNPSLCFLPVNGKKPYLTEKGIIGNLSIAEAGNLAKDIGVSLLIPHHFGLFDFNTVAEDAIISTLSNQGWQRDKTFILPSLNTIYTYTHVRK, from the coding sequence ATGTTAGAAAAACACATTGTTGATGCACTGGAAACCTGGTTTTGCGAAGAGACAGACAAACTCCCTGTAGACTCCATGCAATTTGCATGGGTAGGACAGGCAGGGTTCCTGTTCAAGACCAATAATGTTCTTCTAGGAATCGATTTATATCTCTCTGACTCCCTTGCAAAGAAATACCAAGGCGGTGAATTTCCTCACAAGCGCATGGTGAACGTACCAATCCCGCCAAAAGCACTCACAAACCTTGATATCGTGTTATGCTCCCATGGGCATACCGACCATATGGACAAGGAAACACTCACCGCCCTCTTCAGCAATGGCAAGGGACCACTGGTCATTGCCCCTCGCTACGAGGTCTCCCGTCTCCTGGATATGGGACTCCCCTCTCAGCGGATTGTAGGCTTGAGTGAGGGGGAGTCTTTTCACATGCAGGAAGGAATAGCTATCCATGCAATCCCAGCTGCACATGAAGAGCTCACCTATGACTCCTGGGGTCAGATAAAAGCACTTGGATTCGTGGTCGATATGGGGTTTGTCTCGTGGTACCACAGTGGAGATACCGTACGCTTCCCGTCGCTCAGTGAATTAGTCAAAACCCGGAACCCTTCACTCTGCTTCCTCCCGGTGAATGGGAAGAAACCCTATCTAACCGAGAAGGGCATCATTGGCAATCTCTCGATAGCAGAAGCAGGGAACCTCGCCAAGGATATCGGCGTATCCCTTCTCATACCACACCATTTTGGACTATTCGATTTCAATACTGTAGCAGAAGATGCGATCATCAGTACGCTCAGTAACCAAGGGTGGCAAAGGGATAAAACATTCATACTCCCAAGCCTCAATACCATCTATACCTACACTCATGTGAGGAAGTAG
- a CDS encoding GntR family transcriptional regulator, which translates to MHSFFAQQQLDKNTPIPLYFQLKTLLLKFIKTQDGVVSLPTEQQLCNHFDISRSTVRQALKELVNEGVIERHKAKGSLTIPKKLEQNFLSVLESFNDEMQEKGLLPTTQVLELSLIEPSLAIREALDLPPEEQVVQLIRLRGTGEEPIVLVYTYLPASFKGIRNLIQEDLVNNSLYKLLQSKYHVAIDRTRRIIEIRRAGEFEAKLLHIKIKDPLQYIETISRTKEGIPFEFSKAYYRGDLNKFVIEIRNKRL; encoded by the coding sequence ATGCATAGTTTTTTTGCACAGCAACAACTCGATAAAAATACTCCCATTCCGCTGTATTTCCAACTGAAAACACTTCTGCTCAAGTTCATCAAGACCCAGGATGGGGTGGTATCGCTACCTACAGAGCAGCAACTCTGCAATCATTTTGATATCTCTCGCTCTACTGTTCGCCAGGCACTGAAAGAGTTGGTGAATGAAGGAGTCATTGAGCGCCACAAGGCAAAGGGGTCCCTCACCATCCCCAAGAAATTGGAGCAGAACTTTCTTTCAGTTCTGGAGAGTTTCAATGATGAGATGCAGGAAAAAGGATTGCTTCCTACAACCCAGGTACTCGAACTCTCCCTCATTGAACCTTCTCTGGCAATTCGGGAAGCTCTGGACCTTCCCCCTGAAGAACAAGTAGTACAGTTGATCAGACTCAGGGGAACTGGTGAAGAACCCATTGTCCTGGTGTACACCTACCTTCCTGCCTCCTTTAAAGGCATCCGTAATTTGATCCAGGAAGACCTGGTGAACAACTCCTTGTATAAATTGTTGCAGAGCAAGTACCACGTTGCAATTGACAGGACCAGGAGAATCATCGAAATCCGAAGAGCAGGAGAGTTTGAAGCAAAGCTTTTACATATCAAGATAAAAGACCCACTGCAATATATCGAAACCATCTCCAGGACCAAGGAGGGAATACCATTCGAATTCTCAAAAGCATATTACCGTGGTGATCTCAACAAATTCGTCATTGAAATCAGAAACAAGAGGTTATGA
- the deoC gene encoding deoxyribose-phosphate aldolase: MDRKAFCHIIDHTLLKPEATREQIEKLCIEARENEFATVAIEPVYIPYAASLLQGSKTGITSAIAYPHGSWSVKAKCHEIGLCLKAGASDCDYVLDLGALKEGNWEQIRKEARECRKATGSAILKIILEVSLLTDEEIRIASLISAEEGADFVKTATGYLASPTIEQVSIMAEAVAGTKTSVKAAGGFSSLKRVQQALDLGVKRIGTSSAFKLLEALQS; the protein is encoded by the coding sequence ATGGACAGAAAAGCATTTTGCCACATCATCGACCATACATTGCTCAAGCCTGAAGCAACCAGAGAACAGATAGAAAAGCTGTGCATTGAGGCAAGGGAAAACGAGTTTGCAACCGTCGCCATTGAACCCGTATATATTCCCTATGCTGCAAGTCTCTTACAGGGAAGCAAGACAGGCATCACCAGTGCAATAGCCTACCCTCATGGATCATGGAGCGTTAAAGCGAAGTGCCATGAGATTGGACTCTGCCTGAAAGCAGGTGCAAGTGATTGTGACTATGTCCTCGACTTGGGTGCTCTCAAGGAGGGAAATTGGGAGCAAATCAGAAAGGAAGCACGGGAATGTCGAAAAGCTACAGGCTCTGCAATTCTCAAGATTATCCTCGAAGTATCGCTCCTCACTGATGAAGAAATCCGTATTGCTTCTCTCATAAGTGCAGAGGAGGGTGCTGATTTTGTAAAAACTGCAACCGGTTATCTCGCTTCCCCAACCATTGAACAAGTATCCATCATGGCTGAAGCAGTCGCGGGAACAAAGACAAGTGTCAAAGCTGCAGGGGGGTTCTCTTCCCTGAAACGGGTACAGCAAGCATTGGATTTGGGGGTAAAACGCATCGGTACCAGTTCCGCATTCAAACTCCTGGAAGCATTGCAATCATAA
- a CDS encoding sigma-54-dependent Fis family transcriptional regulator has protein sequence MSEHRIFELWQEFALHQKPVELGVVAPEIAASWHRSKELGLDPFLADMQTVSDQELNQRRRRVQELITSSLPYMHKLFTLIKDDQAVITLCDADAVILEVLANPTAYPEISYPEEGTIHSEQLVGTNAIGLALAIDSSVEVVGAEHWRKVNHGWACYANPLHAGNSIVGCINVACPITGYKNTGTIAPMVQASSNAIERELMFKLKLSDQEKVIQQQKTLLEYVDTGIIAIDRDGVIKQINQQALDIFKVQGAWEGRLLKDLFHSEVNLTALAEQGKMLDEQDLPIKIGSSYAHITCSTYKLELDKLGINLVILVRTPATVRRIVNKASGANARYSFSDIIGSCPSMEQPLKIAQLASKNNTNVLVMGETGTGKELLVQAIHNASERRNKPFIAINCGALSRELIRSELFGYEGGAFTSAKSSGSLGKFELAEGGTLFLDEIGEMPLEVQAVLLRVLQTQEVVRIGGKYPIPVNVRVIAATHRDLAIAVQEQTFRNDLYYRLNVLSINLPALRERNGDIHKLVAFFLKKFQQQFEKPNLTIDDMVCKLFEVYNWPGNIRELENVLQRAAVICENDLITIHDIPSTIVNYQPNDFSHNQAQQDGFSLEEGKREKLILILQKTNGNVREVSTLLRISRGTVYNMLNRYNIDLQAFRKGYIDS, from the coding sequence ATGAGTGAGCATCGTATTTTTGAACTATGGCAGGAATTTGCACTCCACCAGAAACCGGTGGAGCTAGGCGTGGTTGCACCCGAGATTGCAGCTTCCTGGCATCGCTCAAAAGAACTGGGTCTCGACCCCTTCCTTGCAGATATGCAAACAGTATCCGACCAGGAACTGAATCAGAGACGGAGGAGAGTACAGGAACTGATCACCTCTTCGCTACCCTATATGCATAAACTCTTTACCCTTATCAAGGATGACCAGGCAGTCATCACCCTCTGTGATGCAGATGCGGTTATCCTGGAGGTTCTTGCCAATCCCACAGCCTATCCGGAAATTAGTTATCCTGAAGAGGGAACCATCCACAGCGAACAACTTGTGGGAACCAATGCAATCGGCCTGGCACTTGCCATAGACAGCTCTGTGGAAGTGGTTGGTGCAGAACATTGGAGAAAGGTGAACCATGGATGGGCATGCTATGCAAACCCACTCCATGCAGGTAACTCAATCGTAGGATGCATCAATGTTGCCTGTCCCATTACCGGCTATAAAAATACGGGAACCATAGCACCCATGGTACAAGCATCATCAAATGCCATTGAGCGGGAATTGATGTTCAAACTCAAGCTTAGTGACCAAGAAAAAGTCATCCAGCAACAGAAAACGCTGCTCGAGTATGTTGATACCGGGATCATTGCCATTGATCGGGATGGAGTAATCAAACAGATCAACCAACAGGCACTCGACATCTTCAAGGTACAGGGAGCTTGGGAAGGACGTCTCCTCAAAGATCTTTTCCATAGTGAGGTAAATCTCACTGCATTGGCTGAACAAGGAAAGATGCTCGATGAGCAGGACCTACCTATCAAGATTGGATCCTCCTATGCACACATTACCTGCTCCACCTACAAATTGGAACTTGATAAGCTCGGTATAAATCTTGTCATCTTGGTAAGGACCCCGGCTACAGTACGCAGAATCGTCAACAAGGCTTCTGGAGCGAATGCTCGCTATAGTTTCTCGGATATCATCGGTTCCTGTCCAAGTATGGAACAACCGCTGAAAATTGCCCAGTTGGCAAGCAAGAACAACACAAATGTACTGGTAATGGGGGAAACAGGAACAGGCAAGGAGCTGTTGGTCCAGGCGATTCATAATGCGAGTGAGAGACGGAACAAACCATTCATCGCCATAAATTGTGGGGCACTTTCACGCGAACTGATCCGAAGTGAATTGTTCGGATATGAAGGTGGCGCTTTTACCAGTGCTAAGAGTAGCGGCAGTCTTGGAAAATTTGAACTTGCAGAGGGAGGAACACTCTTCTTGGATGAGATTGGGGAGATGCCCCTGGAAGTCCAGGCAGTCCTCCTTCGTGTATTACAGACGCAGGAAGTAGTGCGGATTGGAGGGAAGTATCCTATTCCGGTGAATGTCCGCGTAATCGCAGCCACCCACAGGGACCTTGCAATTGCAGTCCAGGAACAAACGTTCAGAAATGACTTGTACTACCGATTGAATGTCCTTTCCATCAATTTGCCTGCATTGAGGGAGCGTAATGGAGACATTCATAAGCTGGTCGCATTCTTTCTTAAAAAATTCCAACAGCAATTTGAGAAACCAAACCTCACGATTGATGACATGGTCTGTAAATTGTTTGAAGTATACAATTGGCCTGGAAACATCAGGGAGCTGGAGAATGTACTGCAGCGTGCGGCCGTCATTTGTGAGAACGATCTTATTACCATCCATGATATTCCCAGTACCATCGTGAATTACCAACCAAATGATTTTTCCCACAACCAGGCCCAGCAAGATGGATTCTCCCTCGAAGAAGGGAAACGCGAAAAGTTGATCCTGATTCTCCAGAAAACGAATGGAAACGTACGAGAGGTCTCCACCCTGCTCAGGATTTCCAGAGGAACGGTCTACAACATGCTGAACCGCTATAACATTGACTTACAAGCCTTCAGAAAAGGCTATATCGACTCATAA
- a CDS encoding bifunctional 4-hydroxy-2-oxoglutarate aldolase/2-dehydro-3-deoxy-phosphogluconate aldolase, with translation MHEALFEQIHTIGLVPVVKIDDADKAEGLAGALIAGGLPCAEVTFRTAAAEEAIRRISGAYPEMLVGAGTVTNLEYAKKAVAAGAKFLVSPGFNPTVVDWALENNIPIVPGVCTPSDIEAGISRGLTTLKFFPAEVSGGVDMLKNFAGPFPDLVFMPTGGISTKNLASYARQPNVLAVGGSWMVKADLIEAEDWQAIADLSREAVRTLQGLEFAHMGINNQDAAEAEKTIRGLEALGMVKKSGNSSTFLDTTIEVLPKQYLGKMGHIGFRCFSIERTLSYLSQFGFSVNGKTIARDAKGKIKVCYLEQELSGFAIHLIKA, from the coding sequence ATGCATGAAGCACTGTTTGAACAAATCCATACGATCGGCCTGGTACCGGTGGTGAAGATCGATGACGCCGATAAGGCCGAGGGCCTTGCAGGGGCCCTGATCGCAGGCGGCCTGCCCTGTGCAGAGGTGACCTTCCGCACTGCAGCAGCAGAGGAAGCGATCAGGCGCATCAGTGGGGCATACCCCGAGATGCTCGTGGGTGCCGGCACGGTGACCAACCTCGAGTATGCAAAGAAGGCAGTGGCAGCCGGGGCCAAGTTCCTCGTCTCCCCGGGATTCAACCCCACCGTCGTGGACTGGGCACTGGAAAACAATATCCCCATCGTCCCGGGTGTCTGCACCCCCAGCGACATCGAGGCGGGCATCAGCCGTGGGCTTACCACCCTCAAGTTCTTCCCCGCAGAGGTCAGCGGTGGGGTGGACATGCTCAAGAACTTCGCTGGGCCCTTCCCCGACCTCGTCTTCATGCCCACCGGCGGTATCAGCACCAAGAACCTTGCCAGCTATGCCAGGCAGCCCAATGTCCTGGCAGTAGGCGGATCGTGGATGGTCAAGGCCGACCTCATCGAGGCGGAGGACTGGCAGGCGATAGCGGACCTGAGCAGGGAGGCCGTGCGCACCCTCCAGGGGCTGGAGTTCGCCCATATGGGCATCAACAACCAGGATGCGGCAGAGGCTGAGAAGACCATCAGGGGTCTGGAGGCTCTGGGCATGGTGAAGAAGAGCGGCAACAGTTCCACCTTCCTGGATACCACCATCGAGGTGTTGCCTAAGCAGTACCTGGGAAAGATGGGCCACATCGGCTTCAGGTGTTTCTCCATCGAGCGCACCCTCTCCTACCTCTCCCAGTTCGGCTTCTCCGTGAACGGGAAGACCATCGCACGCGATGCAAAGGGCAAGATCAAGGTATGTTACCTTGAGCAGGAGCTCAGCGGCTTCGCCATCCACCTGATCAAGGCATAA
- a CDS encoding phosphoglycerate dehydrogenase, which yields MNTFVVLITARSFGSSDEKAWELLRSHGCEVRHIKATETESVSDQLHRQIPEADGIIAGLEAYDEALLSKAKRLKVISRYGVGYDAIDLEYARARNIQVTITPGANGDSVSDLAVTLMLSAARHVPYMDHQMKMGETKRPIGVEMWRKTLGVIGTGRIGAGVVKRCKGFEMEILCHDVYENEELKHHYGATYVDFATLASKSDFISIHTPLTEETKNLFNAEVFASMKPRAVLVNTARGGIIDEEALAVALGTGQIGAAALDVSAQEHPEMGPLAALSSCILTPHAGAATYEASSNMSLMASQNLLDILEGHECDYCVG from the coding sequence ATGAATACATTCGTTGTATTGATAACCGCCCGTTCGTTTGGGAGTTCAGATGAGAAAGCTTGGGAGCTGCTACGCTCCCATGGATGTGAAGTCCGGCATATAAAAGCGACAGAGACAGAAAGTGTTTCAGATCAGCTCCATCGGCAAATACCAGAAGCCGATGGGATAATTGCAGGACTGGAAGCGTATGACGAAGCGCTCCTGAGCAAAGCGAAGAGACTGAAGGTCATTTCCCGCTACGGGGTGGGGTATGACGCGATAGACCTCGAGTATGCAAGAGCGCGAAACATACAGGTCACCATAACTCCGGGAGCAAATGGGGACTCCGTTTCCGACTTGGCAGTTACACTGATGCTCTCTGCTGCCCGGCACGTTCCCTATATGGACCATCAGATGAAGATGGGTGAAACGAAACGTCCCATCGGTGTGGAAATGTGGAGAAAGACGCTTGGTGTCATCGGAACGGGGAGGATCGGGGCAGGGGTAGTAAAGCGTTGCAAGGGCTTTGAGATGGAGATTCTCTGCCATGATGTATACGAGAATGAGGAACTGAAGCACCACTATGGGGCTACATATGTCGATTTCGCCACTTTGGCAAGCAAGAGTGACTTCATTTCCATCCATACCCCTTTAACAGAAGAGACGAAGAATTTATTCAATGCAGAGGTGTTTGCAAGCATGAAACCAAGAGCGGTGTTGGTCAATACTGCGCGAGGTGGAATCATAGATGAGGAAGCACTGGCGGTTGCTCTTGGGACTGGCCAAATTGGTGCTGCAGCCTTGGATGTCAGCGCTCAGGAACATCCGGAAATGGGACCGCTTGCAGCCCTGTCTTCCTGTATCCTTACTCCTCATGCAGGAGCAGCAACCTATGAGGCGTCAAGCAATATGAGTCTCATGGCCTCCCAGAATCTTCTTGATATTCTTGAAGGCCATGAATGTGACTACTGTGTAGGTTGA
- a CDS encoding FGGY-family carbohydrate kinase gives MKLLALEISTTSSKAQYLDTITGKSTLLVERNPSSSDVEVVCMHAIQLGRKAAQGRAVDRIATAGTWHSLVVCDTAHVPSQTVSDWTDVSGRIFCKELRNDASFVEDYYQESGAMVHAMYPFFKLLKQRTDGIVLTDRQVGSLAGYLHYILTGTVKETASMLSGMGLLSTAAVALHPMAKSLGCTIAPICDWRDRSTLSKQGSRLLGLTEGIPVLPPLPDGALNQVGSKAEEPGIMTLSMGTSGAMRMVIPKPWFSPNHSTWLYRSVDNGFLLGAATSGCSNCVDWYKEQSFTPDTTYAQIEGSLRENSATPIFLPFLVGERCPGWDDTRLASFHDVKESMETSTLYQGVLQGVVANLYQCYVELLESGHIPRTIKLSGGVLHSAFWKHLCCNYFGVSMHEDIQKQTSLYGALILAARSASEELSTHSQTVTNVLNPDSEIRNYYTRHYKRYRYWYEKTLVDCAQERSI, from the coding sequence ATGAAGCTTCTGGCCCTTGAAATAAGTACCACTTCCTCGAAAGCCCAATACCTCGATACCATAACGGGCAAGTCGACATTGCTTGTTGAGCGAAATCCTTCCTCAAGTGATGTAGAGGTTGTGTGTATGCATGCCATTCAGCTGGGGAGAAAAGCTGCACAAGGGAGAGCGGTAGACCGAATTGCCACCGCGGGAACGTGGCACAGTCTGGTGGTCTGTGATACTGCTCATGTACCCTCACAAACAGTCTCAGATTGGACGGATGTCTCTGGTCGTATTTTCTGTAAAGAGCTTAGGAATGACGCTTCTTTTGTAGAGGACTACTACCAGGAAAGTGGAGCAATGGTGCATGCAATGTATCCGTTCTTCAAACTTCTGAAACAGAGAACAGATGGCATTGTCCTAACTGATCGACAGGTTGGTTCCCTCGCAGGTTACCTCCACTATATCCTTACTGGTACGGTCAAGGAGACTGCTTCAATGCTCAGTGGAATGGGCCTTCTCTCCACCGCAGCGGTTGCTCTTCATCCAATGGCGAAATCCTTGGGTTGTACTATAGCCCCTATTTGCGATTGGAGAGACAGGAGTACGCTGAGCAAGCAAGGTTCAAGATTGCTGGGATTGACCGAAGGTATTCCAGTGCTTCCTCCTCTTCCTGATGGAGCGTTGAACCAAGTAGGATCAAAAGCAGAAGAGCCAGGTATCATGACCCTTTCCATGGGTACCAGTGGGGCGATGAGAATGGTTATCCCAAAACCTTGGTTCTCTCCTAATCACTCCACTTGGTTGTACCGCAGTGTGGATAATGGGTTCCTGCTCGGAGCTGCAACAAGCGGCTGTTCCAACTGTGTGGATTGGTACAAGGAGCAATCCTTTACTCCAGATACCACATATGCTCAGATTGAAGGTTCCCTGAGAGAAAACTCTGCTACCCCAATATTCCTTCCGTTTCTGGTGGGAGAGCGCTGTCCTGGGTGGGATGACACCCGTCTTGCAAGCTTCCATGATGTAAAAGAGTCTATGGAAACAAGTACTCTCTACCAAGGCGTTTTGCAGGGAGTTGTTGCCAATCTCTATCAATGTTATGTGGAACTTCTGGAAAGTGGGCATATTCCCAGGACCATCAAACTCTCAGGGGGCGTATTGCATTCAGCCTTCTGGAAACACCTATGCTGTAACTACTTTGGTGTTTCCATGCATGAAGATATTCAGAAACAGACGTCCCTCTATGGAGCCCTCATACTGGCTGCCCGTTCCGCCAGTGAGGAACTTTCAACTCATTCACAGACCGTAACCAATGTGTTGAATCCAGATTCAGAGATCAGAAATTATTATACTAGACACTATAAAAGATACCGATATTGGTATGAAAAAACGCTTGTAGATTGTGCACAAGAGAGGAGCATATGA
- the fucU gene encoding L-fucose mutarotase, with protein MLIGISPYIGPELLEALDRMGHGDEIVIVDAFYPGDTRSSRCIRADGIKAEDLLDGIFRLMNPDDYVKDPVVMMQPSEGDSADPAVEASFQAVLDKYWPDTPKIQKIERQEFYDRAKRAYAVVVSGSIVKYGCIIIRKGVLPH; from the coding sequence ATGTTGATTGGTATTTCCCCTTACATCGGTCCCGAATTATTGGAAGCACTCGATAGAATGGGTCATGGTGATGAGATTGTCATCGTCGATGCATTCTATCCTGGAGACACACGATCCTCCCGTTGTATCAGAGCTGATGGGATCAAAGCGGAAGACTTACTGGATGGAATCTTCCGTTTGATGAATCCTGATGATTATGTCAAAGATCCGGTTGTGATGATGCAGCCTTCAGAAGGCGATAGTGCCGACCCTGCGGTGGAAGCGTCGTTCCAGGCAGTCTTGGACAAATACTGGCCCGATACACCAAAAATCCAGAAAATCGAACGCCAGGAGTTCTATGACAGGGCAAAACGGGCATATGCGGTAGTGGTCTCTGGCTCCATCGTAAAATATGGATGTATCATCATCCGTAAGGGTGTACTGCCCCACTAA